One part of the Alistipes onderdonkii genome encodes these proteins:
- a CDS encoding beta-galactosidase trimerization domain-containing protein translates to MKKTILLLALGFLCQPLYPQRTEYPQIGAQVFIEPGQTDKQIDGFFRILAQHGFETARIRMFGAHMLRPDGSWDFTLYDKAFDAAGKHGVKLFATLFPPTDELGDVGGFKFPRSKAHLLEIADYIEAVVSHFRGHPALDTWVLQNEPGTGGTGPGRNDLTDEVFARWKAAQKTPAYDNGYLKADFTQERFHTDFTTWYLGWIASQVDRHDPAHHKHINPHQLLDNLADYDFPAYEGFLTSLGVSMHLSWHFGYFTRAQYPLGISLMADIIRSGAGKNPFWITEMQGGNVTASGREVLCPTAREITQWLWTGIAAGAEGVIFWTLNQRASALEAGEWGMLDFQGRPSDRLTAASEVARTAKAHKSFFREARPVRSGITLLYNTESLRTQQKNAAVSDDGRYEGRKASATMKSLAGAYEAIAAWGVVPEICEMGAYDWSNPQGKTIVLTNLVALPSEVWERLDDFVRKGGRMIATGLTGFYDQNMHCILMDDFPLRRCFGAQISEYKAVAPYFTIACDTPATTLPAHLWKGILTPDKAQAIAMHGDDVVGTRHRYGKGEAVWLPSLVELGGWHGDNKGVADFYGTYCRGQIDRAPLHFSRPADGVLMRLMESPSQRLAVLVNKRPHTVEIGLSRPLPASARRLCGEASPEGASVRLGAEECAVFLWDKQAE, encoded by the coding sequence ATGAAAAAGACAATCCTGTTACTGGCGTTGGGATTCCTGTGCCAGCCCCTTTACCCGCAACGCACCGAATACCCGCAGATCGGGGCGCAGGTGTTCATCGAACCGGGGCAGACCGACAAGCAGATCGACGGGTTCTTCAGGATACTCGCGCAGCACGGATTCGAAACGGCACGCATCCGGATGTTCGGGGCGCACATGCTGCGCCCGGACGGATCGTGGGATTTCACGCTTTACGACAAAGCGTTCGATGCCGCCGGGAAACACGGCGTAAAACTCTTCGCCACGCTCTTCCCGCCGACCGACGAGCTGGGCGACGTGGGCGGATTCAAATTCCCCCGCTCGAAAGCCCACCTGCTGGAAATCGCCGATTACATCGAAGCCGTCGTGAGCCACTTCAGGGGGCATCCCGCCCTCGACACCTGGGTGTTGCAGAACGAACCGGGAACGGGCGGAACGGGGCCCGGGCGAAACGACCTGACCGACGAGGTTTTCGCACGCTGGAAAGCCGCGCAGAAGACTCCGGCCTACGACAACGGCTACCTGAAAGCCGACTTCACGCAAGAGCGGTTCCACACCGATTTCACGACGTGGTACCTGGGATGGATCGCATCGCAGGTCGATCGGCATGACCCTGCGCACCACAAACACATCAATCCCCACCAGCTTCTGGACAACCTCGCCGACTACGATTTCCCCGCCTACGAAGGGTTTCTGACCTCGCTGGGCGTGTCGATGCACCTGAGCTGGCACTTCGGTTATTTCACCCGGGCGCAATACCCGCTGGGAATCTCGCTCATGGCCGACATCATCCGCTCCGGAGCCGGGAAAAACCCGTTCTGGATCACCGAAATGCAGGGCGGCAATGTCACGGCCAGCGGAAGGGAGGTACTCTGTCCCACGGCGCGGGAGATCACGCAATGGCTCTGGACGGGTATCGCCGCAGGCGCCGAAGGGGTGATCTTCTGGACGCTGAACCAGCGGGCGTCGGCACTCGAAGCCGGCGAATGGGGTATGCTCGATTTCCAGGGGCGGCCGAGCGACCGCCTGACAGCGGCCTCGGAAGTCGCCCGCACGGCGAAAGCCCACAAAAGCTTTTTCCGCGAGGCCCGGCCCGTACGGAGCGGCATCACGCTCCTTTACAACACCGAATCGCTCCGCACGCAGCAAAAGAATGCGGCGGTGTCGGACGACGGCCGTTACGAAGGGCGCAAGGCCAGCGCAACCATGAAATCGCTCGCGGGGGCCTATGAAGCCATAGCCGCCTGGGGCGTGGTTCCCGAAATCTGCGAAATGGGCGCATACGACTGGAGCAACCCGCAGGGAAAAACGATCGTATTGACGAACCTCGTGGCACTGCCTTCGGAGGTATGGGAACGGCTCGACGATTTCGTCCGTAAAGGCGGCCGGATGATCGCCACGGGGCTCACCGGATTCTACGACCAGAACATGCACTGCATCCTGATGGACGACTTTCCGCTGCGCAGGTGCTTCGGCGCACAGATCAGCGAGTACAAGGCCGTCGCACCCTATTTTACGATCGCATGCGACACCCCTGCCACGACCCTGCCCGCGCATCTGTGGAAAGGGATCCTCACCCCCGACAAGGCGCAGGCGATCGCCATGCACGGCGACGATGTGGTCGGCACCCGCCACCGCTACGGCAAGGGCGAGGCCGTGTGGCTTCCCTCGCTCGTCGAGCTGGGCGGCTGGCACGGCGACAACAAAGGGGTCGCGGATTTCTACGGCACCTACTGCCGCGGGCAGATCGACCGTGCCCCGCTGCACTTCTCCCGCCCGGCGGACGGGGTGCTGATGCGTCTGATGGAGTCTCCGTCGCAACGGCTGGCCGTACTGGTCAACAAACGCCCGCACACCGTCGAAATAGGGCTTTCGCGGCCGCTGCCCGCCTCGGCACGCCGGTTATGCGGCGAAGCGTCGCCCGAAGGCGCCTCCGTCAGGCTCGGAGCCGAAGAGTGTGCGGTTTTCCTGTGGGACAAACAGGCAGAATGA
- a CDS encoding two-component regulator propeller domain-containing protein gives MKHLAAGLLLFCWLPLWGQVTNLHFTNLSIDAGLSDKMVFAVAQDSTGLMWFGTAEGLNRYDGYNFETFRYNPGDSTSVSASFINCIHLTRTGELWIGTEKGLDLYDPVTESFVKYHADNDSLRLLNNLRIRCIHDDPQGVMWVGTLEGLIRLDLRKRYINYFVLVPDAFDRMANEIRSICADRHGMLWLGTFDGLYRFNPTDNSFVRYETRSRKLPNDTYNNLVNALYIPENTPDLLYVGSSSGLVVLDIRHPEQPLGTLRAEDGGLTDNDIKSILSYDDTHLLLATADGLTLYDTRSCRASAYYSSLSDPTSLPNNSLRTLFRDRQNIVWIGTDSGLAKLDLKRKKIDCVRLTNDRKGAERKVIVNDLLGTPDHSLWLTTNEGVLRYDSTRRDAGYTRYMADKGVSHSIAKRLIRDSHGTLWLGTNDGIDYYDAARDRFVRAEHSNQNFSLKYIYDIKEDADHDIVTNISSGLCFITPHYRPDGGISHLSYKTRLISGIINSDNCDIGYFDVDAKGNIWFAATQEGLFKYEKRNDRFIQYKVRTDDPRSLISNRIYTIHVDRKGNVWTGTDRGLCKLDPASGQFERFDNDLDLSQSIRTLTSDSRGRIWAATTNKLIMYDPVRKNKIVCDLNRDLRIDELIYNSFFIDPQGHIYMGGDGGYIRYHPDAILLNEDKAPTVVTSFSLWNKEVRPGHRIGKRVVLPRSILHSDRLRLRHNENSFRFYFSLLNFASSNNKYAYRLEGYDKEWQMTGGTQNYAAYSNLSPGRYLFTVRGCNSDGIWSDRTARIEVRILPPWWLSWWAYLIYGVLVAVVIVVAYNLTLTKMKLLSELRLEKLERMKTEELNQVKMRFFTNVSHEFKTPLSLILGPIESLGEQIRDKRQLEQLSLMRQNGERLLRLIDQIMDLRKFDNGKMKLNPSTGEFVSFVHRIYASFAYQAQRRGIDYDFETSEPELTFQFDSDKVEKVLYNLLSNAFKFTPDNGHIGITVSLRRSDEGRFAAVEVSDTGIGVTEADREHIFERFYQGSNPSFESIRGTGIGLMLAKDFVELHGGTLTLESAPGRGSAFTFTLPVDPAGAAPASGTADRQPEAGSAERNPKVLIVEDNEDMRNFLRINLEEQYEIYTAHDGNDGWEQIRNIYPDLVVSDVMMPGMDGFELCRRSKAELLTCHIPFLLLTAKGDEENRAEGYSAGADGYIAKPFSIKTLRTRVNSLIEQRIKLRERYRQKLLTDPSEIQIESENDKFIDTLVKAIEQNIDNSEFGIQELCEISRYSYQQVYRKVKALTGESINEFIRTVRLKRAAQYLAQSDTRISEIMYSVGFNSHSYFTKCFREHFGLSPKEYAEKHRRK, from the coding sequence ATGAAACACCTTGCTGCCGGACTGTTGCTGTTTTGCTGGCTGCCCCTGTGGGGACAGGTCACGAACCTCCATTTCACCAACCTCTCGATCGACGCGGGACTGTCGGACAAAATGGTTTTCGCCGTGGCACAGGACAGTACGGGGCTGATGTGGTTCGGGACGGCCGAAGGGCTCAACCGCTACGACGGCTACAATTTCGAAACGTTCCGCTACAACCCCGGGGATTCGACGTCGGTCAGCGCCTCGTTCATCAACTGCATACACCTCACACGCACGGGCGAATTGTGGATCGGCACCGAGAAGGGGCTCGACCTCTACGACCCCGTGACGGAAAGTTTCGTGAAATACCATGCGGACAACGACTCGCTGCGGCTGCTCAACAACCTGCGCATCCGCTGCATCCACGACGATCCGCAAGGGGTGATGTGGGTCGGGACGCTCGAAGGGCTGATCCGCCTCGACCTGCGGAAACGCTATATCAACTATTTCGTACTGGTACCCGATGCATTCGACCGGATGGCCAACGAAATCCGCAGCATCTGCGCCGACCGGCACGGGATGTTGTGGCTCGGCACCTTCGACGGGCTCTACCGCTTCAACCCCACGGACAACAGTTTCGTCCGCTATGAAACCCGGAGCCGGAAGCTGCCCAACGACACCTACAACAACCTGGTCAACGCGCTGTATATCCCGGAGAACACCCCCGACCTGCTGTACGTCGGAAGTTCCAGCGGCCTGGTCGTCCTCGACATCCGGCATCCCGAGCAGCCGCTCGGCACCCTCCGCGCGGAAGACGGCGGACTTACGGACAACGACATAAAGAGCATCCTCAGCTACGACGATACGCACCTGCTGCTCGCAACGGCCGACGGGCTCACGCTCTACGACACCCGCAGCTGTCGGGCCAGCGCCTATTACAGTTCGCTGTCCGACCCGACGTCGCTGCCCAACAACTCGCTGCGCACGCTTTTCCGCGACCGGCAGAACATCGTCTGGATCGGCACCGACAGCGGACTGGCCAAACTCGACCTCAAACGCAAGAAGATCGACTGCGTCCGCCTGACCAACGACAGGAAAGGGGCCGAACGCAAAGTCATCGTCAACGACCTGCTCGGAACCCCCGACCACAGCCTGTGGCTCACCACGAACGAAGGCGTCCTGCGGTACGACAGCACGCGACGCGACGCAGGATACACGCGTTACATGGCCGACAAAGGGGTTTCGCACAGCATCGCCAAGCGGCTTATCCGCGACAGCCACGGCACCCTGTGGCTGGGAACCAACGACGGGATCGACTACTACGATGCCGCGCGCGACCGTTTCGTACGCGCCGAGCACTCGAACCAGAACTTCTCGCTCAAATACATCTACGACATCAAGGAGGACGCCGACCACGACATCGTGACCAACATCAGCAGCGGACTCTGCTTCATCACCCCGCATTACCGCCCCGACGGCGGTATCTCGCACCTGAGCTACAAGACCCGGCTCATCAGCGGCATCATCAACTCGGACAACTGCGACATCGGCTATTTCGACGTGGATGCAAAGGGCAACATCTGGTTCGCGGCCACGCAGGAGGGGCTGTTCAAATACGAAAAGCGCAACGACCGCTTCATACAGTACAAGGTGCGCACGGACGACCCCCGCAGCCTGATAAGCAACCGCATCTACACCATCCACGTTGACCGTAAGGGGAATGTGTGGACGGGCACCGACCGGGGCCTCTGCAAACTCGACCCGGCGAGCGGGCAGTTCGAGCGTTTCGACAACGACCTCGACCTCTCGCAGTCGATCCGCACGCTCACGTCGGACAGCCGCGGCCGCATTTGGGCCGCCACGACCAACAAGCTCATCATGTACGACCCGGTGCGGAAAAACAAGATCGTCTGCGACCTCAACCGGGATCTGAGGATCGACGAACTGATTTACAACAGTTTCTTCATCGACCCGCAGGGCCATATCTACATGGGCGGCGACGGGGGCTACATCCGCTACCACCCCGACGCGATCCTGCTCAACGAGGACAAGGCGCCGACGGTCGTCACATCGTTCAGCCTGTGGAACAAGGAGGTGCGCCCCGGACACCGGATCGGCAAACGCGTCGTACTGCCGCGCTCGATCCTGCACAGCGACCGGCTGCGGCTGCGGCACAACGAAAATTCGTTCCGTTTCTACTTTTCGCTGCTCAACTTCGCATCGTCGAACAACAAGTACGCCTACCGGCTGGAAGGGTACGACAAGGAGTGGCAGATGACGGGCGGCACGCAGAACTACGCCGCCTATTCGAACCTCTCGCCGGGCAGGTACCTCTTCACGGTCAGGGGCTGCAACTCCGACGGGATATGGAGCGACCGCACGGCACGGATCGAGGTGCGCATCCTGCCGCCCTGGTGGCTGAGCTGGTGGGCATACCTGATCTACGGGGTGCTGGTCGCCGTGGTGATCGTCGTAGCCTACAACCTGACGCTCACCAAAATGAAACTCCTCTCGGAACTCCGGCTCGAAAAACTCGAACGCATGAAGACCGAAGAACTGAACCAGGTCAAGATGCGTTTCTTCACCAACGTATCGCACGAATTCAAAACCCCGCTTTCGCTCATCCTGGGCCCCATAGAGAGCCTCGGGGAACAGATCCGGGACAAGCGCCAGCTGGAGCAGCTCTCGCTCATGCGGCAGAACGGCGAACGGCTGCTGCGGCTGATCGACCAGATCATGGATCTGCGCAAGTTCGACAACGGGAAGATGAAACTCAACCCCAGCACGGGCGAGTTCGTGTCGTTCGTGCACAGGATTTACGCATCGTTCGCCTACCAGGCGCAACGACGGGGCATCGACTACGATTTCGAAACCTCCGAACCCGAGCTCACCTTCCAATTCGACAGCGACAAAGTCGAGAAGGTGCTGTACAACCTGCTTTCCAACGCCTTCAAGTTCACGCCCGACAACGGACATATCGGCATCACGGTTTCGCTGCGCCGCAGCGACGAAGGACGGTTCGCCGCAGTCGAGGTGTCGGACACCGGGATAGGCGTCACGGAGGCCGACCGGGAACATATTTTCGAGCGGTTCTACCAGGGCAGCAACCCGTCGTTCGAGTCGATCCGAGGCACGGGCATCGGGCTGATGCTCGCTAAGGATTTCGTCGAGCTGCACGGCGGCACGCTGACCCTGGAAAGCGCCCCGGGCCGGGGCAGCGCCTTCACGTTCACGCTCCCGGTCGACCCGGCGGGGGCGGCACCCGCCAGCGGGACGGCAGATAGGCAGCCCGAAGCGGGATCCGCCGAGCGCAACCCGAAGGTGCTCATCGTCGAGGACAACGAGGACATGCGGAATTTCCTGCGCATAAACCTCGAAGAACAGTACGAAATATACACGGCACACGACGGCAACGACGGGTGGGAGCAGATCCGAAACATCTACCCCGACCTGGTGGTCAGCGACGTGATGATGCCCGGCATGGACGGCTTCGAACTGTGCCGCCGCAGCAAGGCGGAACTGCTCACCTGCCACATCCCGTTCCTGCTGCTCACGGCCAAGGGCGATGAGGAGAACCGCGCAGAGGGGTATTCGGCAGGCGCAGACGGGTATATCGCCAAGCCGTTCAGCATCAAGACGCTGCGCACGCGGGTCAACTCGCTCATCGAGCAGCGCATCAAACTGCGCGAACGATACCGCCAGAAGCTGCTCACCGACCCTTCGGAAATTCAGATCGAATCGGAAAACGACAAGTTCATCGACACGCTGGTCAAGGCCATCGAACAGAATATCGACAACTCCGAATTCGGCATACAGGAGCTGTGCGAGATTTCGCGCTACTCCTACCAGCAGGTTTACCGCAAGGTCAAGGCGCTCACCGGGGAGTCGATCAACGAATTCATCCGCACCGTGCGGCTCAAACGGGCGGCGCAATACCTCGCGCAAAGCGACACCCGCATCTCGGAGATCATGTATAGCGTAGGGTTCAACTCACACTCCTATTTTACCAAATGCTTCCGCGAGCATTTCGGGCTTTCGCCCAAGGAGTATGCCGAAAAACACCGCAGGAAATAG